The window GCATGGAACTGCCCTCAGGGTCAAATAGAATGAGCGGCTGACTTCTTGAGGAGTGGGCCGAGCAGGGCTTGATTGTTCATCGCGGCGGGCGGTTCGGCCAGGGTTACCACGGGCGGGGAGTCAATCCAGGTCGATATCCCGGGTGGGCCGGATGACCGGTTCGTCTTTCGCCTTCTTGAGCAGCTCCTTGAATTTCCGCTCCAGGAGCTTCCCCTTTTCTTTCTCCGCTTCCATCGACTCCTTGAAGTGCGCCTCGCGCCGACCCGCCTCACCCTTCAGCTCATCGACGGCGGCCTTCAGATCCGTGACTACCTCCACCTTCGGCGGCAGCTCGTAATGCAACACTGCGCCAAGCTCGGGGTCAACAGTGAGCCTCGCCTGGCAACATGGGCAGGCCACTTCGATGGTAGGCTTGGACTCTTCGCTCATACGTCGCTCCCAGGCAGATGCTAACGGTTAGTTTATTCAGGTGTCAAGGGCGAAATGGAGTAGGGTATGCACGCAGGACGACCGAGGGTGAGGCTCCGAGCTACAGCCGGCGGCCGACGGCGAGGGCGATAGGGCGCAGCTCGTCCATGAGCTGCTGGAACTTGGTGAGCTTAAGCGACTGCAGCCCGTCCGACTGAGCTGTTTCTGGCGTCGGATGGACCTCGATGAGGAGGCCGTCGGCGCCGCAGGCGACTGATGCCTTGGCCATCGGCGCCACATAGTCCCAGTGGCCCGTACCGTGGCTGGGATCGACAATCACCGGCAGGTGGGTCAGCTTGTTGAGGACGGGAACCGCGCTCAGATCCAGGGTAAAGCGGGTACTGGTTTCGAAGGTTCGAATCCCGCGCTCGCAGAGGGCGACGTTGTAGTTGCCCTCGGACAGGATGTACTCGGCCGCCATCAGGAACTCCTTGATGGTGGTCGCCATCCCCCGTTTAAGCAGGACCGGCTTGCCGACCTCGCCGGCTCGCTTCAGGAGTGCGAAGTTCTGGACGTTGCGGGCGCCGATCTGCAGGATGTCGGCATACGCCGCCACCAGTTCCACGTCCATGGGGTTGACGACCTCGGTGATAATCTTCAGGCCGGTGGCCGCCCGCGCGGCATCGAGGAACTTGAGCCCCTCCTCGGCCAGGCCTTGAAAGGCGTAGGGCGAGGTGCGCGGCTTAAAGGCCCCGCCCCTGAGGACCGTAGCCCCGGCCGCTTTGACCGCCTGGGCGGTCTGCAGCATCTGTGCCTCGCTCTCTACCGAGCAGGGACCGGCCATGACCACGACCGCCGGTCCGCCGATCTCCAGATCGCCTACCCGGACGATACTCTTGCCGCCCTTGACCTCACGGCTCGCCAGCTTGAACGGCTGCAGGATCGGGACGACGGTATCTACCCCCGGCATCACCTCCAGCGACTGCAGGCGGTCCTTGCCCCGCTCATCCCCTACAGCCCCGATGACGGTCCGCTGCGCCCCCTCAATGATATGGGCCTGGTAGCCGAGTTCCTCGATCCGCCGAATGACCTCCCGGATCTGGCTCTCGGAGGCGCCGGTCTTCATCACGATAATCATGCCGGCCTCATTCCGATGGTCGCCCCTTGGCGGCGACCGCCATCCTGGCAAGCGCCCGTTCGAGAGCGGCCTGGGCCCTGGCGTGATCGATGGCTTCATCCCCGAATTGGCGCAGCCGCTCCTCGGCGCGCACCCTCGCCTGTTCGGCCCTGGCTAGATCGATCTCCTCCGGTCGCTCCGCCGACTCCACCAGAACGATCACCTTGTCGGGGCGAACCTCCGCGTACCCCCAGTTGACGGCCAGAAACCGCTCTTTCCGCCCTCGGGTGTAGGACAGCTCGCCGATCTTCAGCGTCGTCATAAAGGGGGTGTGGCCGGGCCAGACGCCGAAATACCCCTCCTGGCCGGGGGCCATCAGCTCTTCGACCTCTTCACTGATGATCAGCCGCTGAGGCGTCACCACCTCAAGCATGAACGTTTGATTGTGTTGCTCTGCCATGGCTTCCCCAGAAAACGTCTATTGAGTCCCTTGCGTCTTGCGTCTCAGGGCCTATGGGGCTATGCCCTTCCGGCACCTTACGACAGAGGCTTACTTGTGGCCCGCGAGCTTTTCCGCTTTCTCCCGGGCCTCGTCGAGGGTCCCGACCATGTAGAAGGCCTGCTCCGGCAGATCATCCGCCTTCCCCTCAATCAGCTCCTTGAACCCCTGGACCGAGTCTTTCAGCTTGACGTAGCGGCCGGGTTGACCTGTGAACTGCTCCGCCACGAAGAAGGGTTGGGAGAGGAATCGCTGGACCTTTCTCGCCCGCGCCACCACCAGCTTGTCGTCCTCGGACAACTCGTCCATCCCCAGGATGGCAATGATGTCCTGGAGGTCCTTATAGCGCTGCAGGATCTTCTGAATCGACCTGGCCACCGCATAGTGCTCATCACCCACGATCCGGGGATCGAGGATTCGGGAGGTGGAGGCCAGCGGATCGACCGCAGGATAGATTCCCAACTCGGTGAGCTGCCTGGAAAGGACGGTCGTGGCGTCCAGATGGGCAAAGGCTGCAGCCGGCGCAGGGTCGGTGATGTCGTCGGCCGGCACGTAGATGGCCTGGACCGACGTGATAGAGCCGGTCTTGGTCGAGGTGATCCGTTCCTGCAGCTCACCCATCTCCGTTCCGAGCGTCGGTTGGTAACCGACGGCCGAGGGCATCCGGCCCAGCAGCGCCGAAACCTCAGAGCCGGCCTGCGTAAAGCGGAAGATGTTGTCGACGAACAGCAGCACATCCTGCTTCTCCTCGTCTCTGAAGTATTCGGCGACGGTCAGCCCGGTCAGCGCCACCCGCAGCCGTGACCCGGGCGGCTCGGTCATCTGGCCATAGATCAGGGCGGTCTTCTCAATAACCCCCGACTCCTTCATCTCCAGCCACAGATCGTTGCCCTCACGGGTCCGTTCGCCCACTCCGGCGAAGACCGAGATGCCGCCATGCTCCATGGCGATGTTGCGGATCAGCTCCATGATGACGACGGTCTTGCCGACTCCCGCGCCGCCGAAGAGGCCGGTCTTGCCGCCCTTCGTATACGGTTCCAGCAAATCGACGACCTTGATGCCGGTCTCCAGGATCTCGACCTTGGTCGCCTGTTCGTCGAAGGCCGGGGCGGGGCGGTGGATCGGGTAGTGCGCCTTCGCGTCTATCGGCCCTCTTTTATCAACCGGCTCCCCGATGACGTTCATGATCCGCCCGAGGGCGGCCTGGCCCACAGGAATCGTGATCGGCGCGCCGGTATCTACCACCTCCATCCCGCGGATCAACCCGTCGGTGGAGGACAGGGCGATAGCTCGGATCCGGCTTTCGCCCAGGTGTTGGGCCACCTCCACAATCAGTCGTTCGCTGTAGGAAAAGATGTCCTTGGTCTGCTGGGCCTTTACCTCAAGGGCGTTGTGAATGGCCGGCAGTTTGCCCGGGTCAAACTCGACATCGACGACAGGCCCGATGACCTGTACGATCTTTCCTGCGTTCATCATCTCACTCCTCGTTAAAAGCAGCCTTCAGCTATCAGCTTTCAGCAAGAACAACCGGGCGCAACAAAGGCCAATGTTCCCAAGTACGATGGTGGGGGCAAATCTGCTTACGATCCCTGCTTTTGCTGAGCGCTGACGGCTGACCGCTGCCTTTAGCCGCGAGCCGCCCGCAACGCCTCGGCCCCTCCGACCACCTCGAGCAACTCCTTGGTAATTCGCTCCTGCCGGGCCTTATTGAACTGTAGCGTCAACAGGTCGATCATCTCTGAGGCGTTCTTGCTCGCCGCATCCATGGCGGTCATCCGGGCGCCGTACTCGCCCGCCAACGATTCCATGAGCGCCCTGTAGACCTGCACCTCAACGTGTTTCGGGAGCAACCCCTCCAGGATCGCCTGCGGCGACGGCTCATAGATGAAGTCGAGGGCGGCCAGATCCTCGGGGGCTTGCAACGGCTCGATAGGGAGCAGCCGTTCCACAACGACCCGCTGCGTGGCAACCGACCTGAATTCATTATAGACCAACTGGATCTCGTCCGCCTCCTCGGCCACATAAGCGTTCGCCAGCTCTTGACCCAACGCGGCGGCATGGTCGTACGCCAGCCGATCGAAAAAGCCGACCTGTTCCGACCGGATCGTGTAGGGGCGCCGCCGATAGAAATCGCGTGTCTTCCGACCGACCACCACCAGCGTGACGGTGGTCTCGCCGGGTGATGTGCGGAGCAGATCGAGCGACCGGCGCATGATGTTGCTGTTGAATCCTCCGCAGAGTCCCTTGTCGGCCGCGATGACGACGATGATCTTTTTGCCGGTTTCGCGTCGGCGGAGCAGCGGATGATATTGGGGATCGGCTCTCAGGGCCAGACTGGCCAGCACCTCCTGCATCTTGAAGGCATAGGGACGCGCCTCGATGATGCGCTCCTGGGCCCGGCGCAGCTTGGCGGCCGCCACCAGCTTCATCGCCTTGGTGATCTGCTGCGTGCTTTTAACCGACGTGATGCGCCGCTTAATATCGCGTAAAGTCGCCATTGCTCCGCTAAGGGTTTCGGGTTTCGGGTTTCGGGTTTCGGGTTACTTTATATTTCGTGCCTCTGATGCCCGACCTGCTCAGGTACGTCATCAACCCGCCGATCATCCGACTGGTCTCGTTAGCCAAGCCCAAGAGACGATCGCCGTCCTCTTTGCTGGCATAGCCTTGATCTGCCGCCACATAGATGTGGGAGACGACCTCGCCAGCCGAGCCTTTCGCCATTGCAAGGAACTGTACAAATTCGGCTGTCCCGCTTCTTTCGAAACCTTCAGCGATGTTGGACATGATCGAAACGCTGGCCCTACGAATCTGGTCGCGCAACGCAAAGTCCCTGGCGAACGCACCATCGTTCGAAATAGTATATACCTCGCGAGTCAGTTCTCGCGCTTTCTGCCATACTTCGATCTCTTCCAGGCTTCGGAACGTGGCCATTAGCTATGGAGTTTCGAGTTTCGGGTTTCGAGTCAACTCCAAACCCGAAACTGCAGACTCGAAACTCGTCGTTACGCTGCCTTTCGGGCGGCCAGAAACTCGGCCTTGCACTCGGTGATCGCCTGGTCCATCTGGGCGCGCAGCGCATCGCTCAGCTCGCGCTTTTCCTTGATCTCCTGAAAGATGCTGGGGTAGCGTCCCTGAACAGATTGGAGCAGCGCCGTCTCGAATTGCAAGACCGCATCAACCGGGAGTTCGTCCAGGTGGCCGGCGGTGCCCGCGTAGATGATGAGGATCTGTCGTTCGACCTCAAGCGGCACGTACTGGCCCTGCTTCAACACCTCGACCATTCGCGCGCCCCGATTGAGCTGGGCCTGGGTCGCCTTGTCCAGTTCGCTCCCGAATTGGGCGAATGCGGCCATCTCCCGATACTGCGCCAGGTCCAGCCGGAGTTTACCGGCGACCTGCCGCATCGCCTTGATCTGGGCCGAGCCGCCGACCCGGGAGACCGACAGGCCGACGTTGATGGCGGGCCGGATGCCGGCGAAGAACAGGTCGGTTTCCAGATAGATCTGGCCGTCGGTGATCGAGATGACGTTGGTCGGAATGTAGGCCGAGACGTCGCCAAGCTGGGTCTCGATGATCGGCAGCGCGGTGAGCGACCCGCCGCCCAGATCGTCGTTCAGCTTGGCTCCCCGCTCCAGAAGGCGCGAGTGCAGGTAGAAGACGTCGCCAGGATATGCCTCGCGGCCGGGCGGCCGACGCAGTAGCAGCGAGAGCTGGCGGTAAGCCTGCGCATGCTTGGACAGGTCGTCGTAGACGCAGAGCGAGTGGCGACCGGAGTCGCGGAAGTACTCGCCTATGGCGCAGCCGGCATAGGGGGCGATATACTGGAGCGGCGCCAGCTCCGAGGCGGTGGCCGCGACAACGGTGGTGTAGGCCATGGCCCCGGCCTCTTCCAGCGTCTTGACCACCTGCGCAACGGTGGACCGCTTCTGGCCGACCGCGACGTAGACACAGAAGACGTCCTTCCCCTTCTGGTTGATGATGGCGTCAATGGCGACTGCCGTTTTGCCGGTCTGTCGGTCGCCGATGATCAGCTCTCGCTGGCCCCGGCCGATCGGGATCATCGCATCGATGGCCTTGATGCCGGTCTGCAGCGCCTCCTTGACCGGTCGGCGGTCTACCACCCCGGGGGCCAACCGCTCAATGGGCCGAAGCTCCTTGGCGTCGATCGGTCCCTTGCCGTCGATCGGCTGGCCCAAGGCGTTCACCACCCTGCCGACCAGCGCCTCGCCCACCGGCACGGACGCGATCCGGCCTGTCCGTTTGACCAGATCACCTTCCTTGATCGCTTCGGCCTCGCCCAGCAGGACCGCGCCGACGTTGTCCTCCTCGAGGTTCAACACCATGCCGAAGACGTCGTGCGGAAACTCCAGCAGCTCGCCGGCCATGGCCCGTTCCAGGCCGTGGATGCGGGCGATCCCGTCGCCCGCCTCGATGACGGTGCCGACCTCGGCCACATCAACAAGCGCCTCGTACCCGGCCAGTTGCTGCTTGATGATTTCGGTGATCTCTTCCGCTTTGATCTGCGCCATTCCGCTACCCTTTCAGTATCAGCGATACTCGCTCTTCAACAGGTGCTCGCGCACCTTTCTCAGTTGTGTCCTCACCGATCCGTCGTAGATGGTGCCGCCGATCTGCGCAATGAAGCCGCCCACAATAGTCGGATCGACCCGCGTCTCCAGATAGATCTCCCGCCCTGTCGCCGTTCCCAGGCGCTCCTTCAGCCCGTGAATAACCGGCTCGGGCAGTGGAACCGCAGAGGTCACCGTGGCCTTCGCCCGTCGGAGTCGTTCGTCGATCAGCTCCTCATAGGCCAGGATCATCTCTCCGAGATGTGGCAGCCGTCGTTTCTCCAGAATCAGATTCAGGAAGTTCGCGGTAAGCGGCTTGACGCCGGTCCCCTCTGCAATCGTTTGCAAGACGCGCCGTTTATCGGTCAGCGGGACCGCCGGACTCGCGAAGAAGGCGCCAACCTCGCGGGTCCGTTTCATGGTCTCCGCAACCGTGCGGAGATCGCGTCCGACCGCCTCCAGTAGTTGCTGCTCGGCCGCAACATCCGCCAGCGCCTTGGCGTATCGCTTGGAGAGGCCGCCGGCCCTCACCGCCCGCTCCCGATCTCGGCCACCACCTGCTCCGCCAGACGGCGGTGATCATCGGTTGTGAGGCTGCGGGCAATCACGCGCTCCGCGACCCCCAGCGAGAGACCGACCACCTCTTGGCGAAGTTCGGCCTTCGCTCTTTTGACCTCCTGCTCGATCTGCGCCTTGGCCTCGGTCACGAGACGGGCGGCCTCTTCGCGCGAGGCCTTGAGCAGCCGCTGCCGCTCCTCCTCCACCTCGCGAACTGCCGACTCCCGCATCGCGGCGGCCTCCCGCCGGGTGGCAAGAATCTGCGCCTCGTACTCCTTCTGCGCTTGGGCCGCAGCCTCCTTGGCCGTCTTGGCCTCCTCCAGGGAACGCTTGATACCGTCGGCCCGCGTCGCCAGGAACTGGGTGAGCGGCGTGAATAAGAACTTGTACAGCACGGCGATCAAGATGAGGAAGTTCACGACCTGAATGAGCAGCGTCATGTTCAGGTTGATGATCCCGGGCTGCTCTCCCCCTCCATGCGCCTCCTCGGCGGCCCAGGCAGGGAATGCCGCGAGAAGCGACAGGCCGAGGAAGCTGGCCGCTATTGCGATAAGCCGGATGCGATCCTTCGTCATGACTGCTGATCCTCCATTCCGGTATTGCTGCTATGCGAAAATGACGAACGAACGATGAAATACCCGCCCATTCCAAGCTGAACCGCGAGCAGGCCGAGCGCCATCCCGATCAGATTGACGGGCAGGTAGACGATCACGAAGAAGACGATGATGGCGACCCCGAGGAGTCTCAGAATGGATCTGACCCACCAGTACCCCTGACCACGCGACCGAGGCGCCGGACGCTCCGTGAGACGGACCACGGTCTGAACAATGAGTCTGAAGCTGAACAGGCTGACGAGGGCGCCGGTGGCCAGACCCAAGGCCCAATCCCACTTCCCAAAGAGGCCAAAACAGACAAGCCCGGCCCCGACGAGGCCGAGCGCGCCAACCAGCGTGCCCCGGACGAACTGCTCCCGTTCGTTCATACTACCGGCAAAAAGCGCTGCCGGATCCCTTGAGCCGGACCTGGCAGCTCTCCATACCCCAAAGACCACCTAGCTTGCCCTATGATTCACAATCTGTCAAGCCTTTTTTACCCGCTTGGTCATGCTGCACCTCACAATCCGCCGCAACGGTAGCGCCGCCGACAAGCAGATCTGGCTCCGATACATCATAGAACACGGCTGCCTGGCCGGGGGCAGGCGCGGGCTGGGGCTCCTGCCATCGAACCCGTATCCGGCCATCGCCCCCCATGGGGGACACCGTCGCCGCCATCGCGGCCTGGCGGGAGCGCACCTTCATCAGAACCGGCCGCTCGTCGGTTAAGCGATCCCATGCGATGAGATTGAGTCCCTCGGCCACGAATTCCGGT of the Candidatus Methylomirabilis lanthanidiphila genome contains:
- a CDS encoding F0F1 ATP synthase subunit alpha; the encoded protein is MAQIKAEEITEIIKQQLAGYEALVDVAEVGTVIEAGDGIARIHGLERAMAGELLEFPHDVFGMVLNLEEDNVGAVLLGEAEAIKEGDLVKRTGRIASVPVGEALVGRVVNALGQPIDGKGPIDAKELRPIERLAPGVVDRRPVKEALQTGIKAIDAMIPIGRGQRELIIGDRQTGKTAVAIDAIINQKGKDVFCVYVAVGQKRSTVAQVVKTLEEAGAMAYTTVVAATASELAPLQYIAPYAGCAIGEYFRDSGRHSLCVYDDLSKHAQAYRQLSLLLRRPPGREAYPGDVFYLHSRLLERGAKLNDDLGGGSLTALPIIETQLGDVSAYIPTNVISITDGQIYLETDLFFAGIRPAINVGLSVSRVGGSAQIKAMRQVAGKLRLDLAQYREMAAFAQFGSELDKATQAQLNRGARMVEVLKQGQYVPLEVERQILIIYAGTAGHLDELPVDAVLQFETALLQSVQGRYPSIFQEIKEKRELSDALRAQMDQAITECKAEFLAARKAA
- a CDS encoding ATP synthase delta chain — encoded protein: MRAGGLSKRYAKALADVAAEQQLLEAVGRDLRTVAETMKRTREVGAFFASPAVPLTDKRRVLQTIAEGTGVKPLTANFLNLILEKRRLPHLGEMILAYEELIDERLRRAKATVTSAVPLPEPVIHGLKERLGTATGREIYLETRVDPTIVGGFIAQIGGTIYDGSVRTQLRKVREHLLKSEYR
- a CDS encoding ATP synthase I chain → MVFGVWRAARSGSRDPAALFAGSMNEREQFVRGTLVGALGLVGAGLVCFGLFGKWDWALGLATGALVSLFSFRLIVQTVVRLTERPAPRSRGQGYWWVRSILRLLGVAIIVFFVIVYLPVNLIGMALGLLAVQLGMGGYFIVRSSFSHSSNTGMEDQQS
- a CDS encoding F0F1 ATP synthase subunit gamma, which encodes MATLRDIKRRITSVKSTQQITKAMKLVAAAKLRRAQERIIEARPYAFKMQEVLASLALRADPQYHPLLRRRETGKKIIVVIAADKGLCGGFNSNIMRRSLDLLRTSPGETTVTLVVVGRKTRDFYRRRPYTIRSEQVGFFDRLAYDHAAALGQELANAYVAEEADEIQLVYNEFRSVATQRVVVERLLPIEPLQAPEDLAALDFIYEPSPQAILEGLLPKHVEVQVYRALMESLAGEYGARMTAMDAASKNASEMIDLLTLQFNKARQERITKELLEVVGGAEALRAARG
- a CDS encoding 3-deoxy-7-phosphoheptulonate synthase encodes the protein MIIVMKTGASESQIREVIRRIEELGYQAHIIEGAQRTVIGAVGDERGKDRLQSLEVMPGVDTVVPILQPFKLASREVKGGKSIVRVGDLEIGGPAVVVMAGPCSVESEAQMLQTAQAVKAAGATVLRGGAFKPRTSPYAFQGLAEEGLKFLDAARAATGLKIITEVVNPMDVELVAAYADILQIGARNVQNFALLKRAGEVGKPVLLKRGMATTIKEFLMAAEYILSEGNYNVALCERGIRTFETSTRFTLDLSAVPVLNKLTHLPVIVDPSHGTGHWDYVAPMAKASVACGADGLLIEVHPTPETAQSDGLQSLKLTKFQQLMDELRPIALAVGRRL
- a CDS encoding Sodium-transporting two-sector ATPase, which gives rise to MTKDRIRLIAIAASFLGLSLLAAFPAWAAEEAHGGGEQPGIINLNMTLLIQVVNFLILIAVLYKFLFTPLTQFLATRADGIKRSLEEAKTAKEAAAQAQKEYEAQILATRREAAAMRESAVREVEEERQRLLKASREEAARLVTEAKAQIEQEVKRAKAELRQEVVGLSLGVAERVIARSLTTDDHRRLAEQVVAEIGSGR
- the atpC gene encoding ATP synthase F0F1 subunit epsilon, whose product is MAEQHNQTFMLEVVTPQRLIISEEVEELMAPGQEGYFGVWPGHTPFMTTLKIGELSYTRGRKERFLAVNWGYAEVRPDKVIVLVESAERPEEIDLARAEQARVRAEERLRQFGDEAIDHARAQAALERALARMAVAAKGRPSE
- a CDS encoding F0F1 ATP synthase subunit beta, which produces MNAGKIVQVIGPVVDVEFDPGKLPAIHNALEVKAQQTKDIFSYSERLIVEVAQHLGESRIRAIALSSTDGLIRGMEVVDTGAPITIPVGQAALGRIMNVIGEPVDKRGPIDAKAHYPIHRPAPAFDEQATKVEILETGIKVVDLLEPYTKGGKTGLFGGAGVGKTVVIMELIRNIAMEHGGISVFAGVGERTREGNDLWLEMKESGVIEKTALIYGQMTEPPGSRLRVALTGLTVAEYFRDEEKQDVLLFVDNIFRFTQAGSEVSALLGRMPSAVGYQPTLGTEMGELQERITSTKTGSITSVQAIYVPADDITDPAPAAAFAHLDATTVLSRQLTELGIYPAVDPLASTSRILDPRIVGDEHYAVARSIQKILQRYKDLQDIIAILGMDELSEDDKLVVARARKVQRFLSQPFFVAEQFTGQPGRYVKLKDSVQGFKELIEGKADDLPEQAFYMVGTLDEAREKAEKLAGHK